The proteins below are encoded in one region of Pseudoduganella armeniaca:
- a CDS encoding Lrp/AsnC family transcriptional regulator, with translation MDQSYLLDDVDRRILNALQQNAALTNAELAQLVHVSAPTCLRRVKQLRDSGVIEREVAIVAPDKVGTQLTAIVEITLDVQAADRMAEFETHVAAAAAVLQCYRVSPGPDFVLIVQVTDMPAYHALAHRLFTSHANVRNVKAYFSTHRSKFETRIPV, from the coding sequence ATGGATCAATCATACCTGCTGGACGACGTGGACCGCCGCATCCTGAATGCCCTGCAACAGAACGCCGCGTTGACCAATGCTGAGCTGGCGCAACTGGTCCACGTGTCGGCGCCCACCTGCTTGCGCCGTGTCAAGCAATTGCGTGACAGCGGCGTGATCGAGCGCGAAGTGGCCATCGTGGCGCCCGACAAGGTGGGCACGCAGCTGACGGCCATCGTCGAGATCACACTGGACGTGCAGGCGGCCGACCGCATGGCCGAGTTCGAGACGCACGTGGCGGCGGCGGCCGCCGTGCTGCAGTGCTACCGGGTCTCGCCCGGGCCGGATTTCGTGCTGATCGTCCAGGTGACGGACATGCCGGCCTACCACGCGCTGGCGCACCGGCTGTTCACCAGCCACGCCAACGTGCGGAATGTGAAGGCCTATTTTTCCACCCACCGCAGCAAGTTCGAAACCCGCATCCCCGTCTGA
- a CDS encoding acyl carrier protein phosphodiesterase — protein MNYLAHIYLARHSDAAMVGAMLGDFVKANDVDLYPPEIAREITLHRLVDSYTDSHPTVLAARELFGAGRRRYAGIVLDVFYDHMLSRDWAQYCALPREALIARFYGALTAHEPLLPARLREMLPYLIEQDWLGGYASFEGVAQTVARVSRRLSRNGHLLREGVDDLVLHRDAIARGFGQFFPDLVAFATARRAELAAVDKPLTYPLTS, from the coding sequence ATGAACTACCTGGCCCATATCTATCTCGCCCGCCACAGCGACGCCGCCATGGTCGGTGCCATGCTGGGCGACTTCGTCAAGGCGAACGACGTCGACCTCTACCCGCCGGAGATCGCGCGCGAGATCACGTTGCACCGTCTGGTCGACAGCTATACGGACAGCCATCCGACCGTGCTCGCGGCACGGGAATTGTTCGGGGCAGGGCGGCGCCGCTATGCGGGCATCGTGCTGGACGTGTTTTACGATCACATGCTGAGCCGCGACTGGGCCCAGTACTGCGCACTGCCGCGCGAGGCGCTGATCGCGCGGTTTTATGGCGCGCTGACGGCCCATGAGCCGCTGCTGCCGGCACGGCTGCGCGAGATGCTGCCCTACCTGATCGAGCAGGACTGGCTGGGCGGGTATGCGTCGTTCGAGGGGGTGGCGCAGACGGTGGCGCGGGTGTCGCGGCGCCTGAGCCGCAACGGCCACCTGCTGCGCGAAGGCGTCGACGACCTGGTGCTGCACCGGGACGCGATCGCGCGGGGGTTCGGCCAGTTCTTCCCGGACCTGGTCGCGTTCGCGACGGCGCGCCGGGCCGAACTGGCCGCTGTGGACAAGCCGCTTACTTATCCACTTACTTCTTGA
- the glmU gene encoding bifunctional UDP-N-acetylglucosamine diphosphorylase/glucosamine-1-phosphate N-acetyltransferase GlmU — translation MNVVILAAGMGKRMQSALPKVLHPLAGKPLLSHVIDTARSLAPAKLCVIYGHGGAAVLAALDSHKAQGGIDISAALQEPQLGTGHAVMQALPVLDDAAPTLVLYGDVPLTTAASLRALVEAAGRDKLGILTVVQDDPFGLGRIVRQDGRIVRIVEEKDANDEERQIREINSGIMCIPTARLKAWLGKLQNNNAQGEYYLTDIVAQAVADGVEVVSAHPSGEWEVLGVNSKVQLAQLERIHQANLARALLEQGVTLMDPARIDIRGELVCGRDVTIDVGCVFEGNVELADGVTIGAHSVLVNARIAAGAQIKPFCHIEQAVVGPASVIGPYARLRPGTELGEDVHVGNFVEIKNSQVAAHSKANHLAYVGDATVGSRVNIGAGTITCNYDGANKFRTVIEDDAFIGSDSQLVAPVTVGAGATIGAGTTLTKNAPAGKLTISRPKQMTIENWQRPVKVKK, via the coding sequence ATGAACGTTGTCATCCTCGCTGCCGGCATGGGCAAGCGCATGCAATCGGCACTGCCCAAAGTGCTGCACCCCCTGGCCGGCAAGCCCTTGTTGTCGCATGTCATCGATACCGCGCGCAGCCTTGCTCCGGCCAAATTATGTGTCATCTATGGCCATGGCGGCGCCGCGGTGCTCGCTGCCCTGGACAGTCACAAGGCGCAAGGCGGCATCGACATCTCCGCCGCGCTGCAGGAGCCGCAGCTGGGCACGGGCCATGCCGTCATGCAGGCGCTGCCAGTGCTGGACGACGCCGCTCCCACGCTGGTGCTGTATGGCGACGTGCCGCTGACGACGGCCGCTTCGCTGCGCGCTCTGGTGGAAGCAGCCGGCCGCGACAAGCTGGGCATCCTGACCGTCGTCCAGGACGATCCGTTCGGCCTTGGCCGCATCGTGCGCCAGGATGGACGTATCGTCCGCATCGTCGAGGAAAAAGATGCCAACGACGAGGAACGCCAGATCCGCGAGATCAACTCCGGCATCATGTGCATCCCGACGGCGCGCCTGAAGGCCTGGCTGGGCAAGTTGCAGAACAATAATGCGCAGGGCGAGTACTACCTGACGGACATCGTCGCGCAGGCCGTGGCCGATGGCGTCGAGGTGGTTTCCGCCCATCCGTCCGGCGAGTGGGAAGTGCTGGGGGTAAACAGCAAGGTGCAGCTGGCCCAGCTGGAACGCATCCACCAGGCCAACCTAGCCCGTGCCCTGCTGGAACAAGGCGTCACGCTGATGGACCCGGCCCGCATCGACATCCGCGGCGAACTGGTCTGCGGGCGCGACGTGACGATCGACGTCGGCTGCGTGTTCGAGGGGAACGTGGAACTGGCCGACGGCGTCACGATCGGCGCGCACAGCGTGCTGGTCAACGCCAGGATCGCCGCCGGCGCCCAGATCAAGCCGTTCTGCCATATCGAGCAGGCCGTGGTCGGGCCCGCCTCGGTCATCGGCCCGTATGCGCGCCTGCGCCCGGGGACGGAACTGGGCGAGGATGTCCACGTCGGCAACTTCGTCGAGATCAAGAACAGCCAGGTCGCCGCGCACAGCAAAGCCAATCACCTGGCCTACGTGGGCGACGCCACCGTCGGTTCGCGCGTCAACATCGGCGCCGGCACCATCACCTGCAACTACGACGGTGCCAACAAGTTCCGCACCGTCATCGAGGACGACGCCTTTATCGGCAGCGACAGCCAATTGGTGGCCCCCGTCACCGTGGGCGCCGGCGCGACCATCGGCGCGGGCACGACGTTGACGAAAAACGCGCCGGCCGGCAAGCTGACGATCTCGCGTCCCAAGCAGATGACGATCGAGAACTGGCAGCGCCCCGTCAAGGTCAAGAAGTAA